One genomic region from Nymphaea colorata isolate Beijing-Zhang1983 chromosome 12, ASM883128v2, whole genome shotgun sequence encodes:
- the LOC116266383 gene encoding ras-related protein RABF1, with translation MGCSASVPGKSIGGQTLNSETITVDSRNLRVKLVLLGDSGVGKSCIVLRFVRGQFDPTSKVTVGASFLSQTIALQDSTTVKFEIWDTAGQERYAALAPLYYRGAAVAIIVYDITSVDTFHKAQYWVKELQKHGSPEIVMALVGNKADLHENRAVTVEDAVEYAEKNGMFFIETSAKTADNINQLFEEIAKRLPRA, from the exons ATGGGATGCTCTGCATCTGTTCCTG GTAAATCCATCGGAGGGCAGACATTAAATTCAGAGACTATTACAGTAGATTCAAGGAACTTACGAGTAAAG CTGGTTCTTTTAGGGGACTCTGGAGTTGGTAAAAGCTGCATTGTTCTGCGCTTTGTTCGTGGTCAGTTTGACCCAACCTCCAAG GTCACCGTGGGTGCATCATTCCTGTCACAGACAATTGCTCTTCAAGACTCCACAACAGTAAAATTTGAGATATGGGACACTGCTGGTCAGGAGAG GTACGCAGCATTAGCCCCCTTATATTACCGTGGAGCAGCTGTTGCGATTATTGTCTATGATATTACAAGTGTTGATACTTTCCACAAAGCACAGTACTGGGTAAAG GAACTACAGAAACATGGCAGTCCTGAAATCGTTATGGCATTGGTGGGGAACAAAGCTGACCTTCATGAGAATCGAGCTGTTACTGTCGAA GATGCGGTAGAGTATGCAGAAAAAAATGGAATGTTCTTCATTGAAACTTCTGCAAAGACTGCTGATAATATTAATCAACTTTTTGAG GAAATTGCAAAGCGCTTGCCCCGTGCATGA